One Diospyros lotus cultivar Yz01 chromosome 1, ASM1463336v1, whole genome shotgun sequence genomic window carries:
- the LOC127797560 gene encoding glucan endo-1,3-beta-glucosidase 14 translates to MATTKLSALFSSLLLLLSLSAVQVLGLGIGINYGQIANNLPSPSRVSFLLRSLNITRVKLYDADPKVLSAFANSDVEFVIGLGNEYLLNMTDPIKAQNWIQQRVQPFISSTKITCITVGNEILSGNDTQLISHLLPAMRTVYGALVNLGLSKQLYVTTAHSLAILSNSFPPSSGAFRQDLAEYIHPILDFHAQVNSPFLINAYPYFAYKDNPNEVPLDYVLFQPNSGTTDPNTNLNYDNMLYAQIDAIYSAIKAMGHTNVDVKISETGWPSKGDPNEAGATLQNAEIYNGNLLRRIQQNQGTPAKPSVPIDIYVFALFNENLKPGPASERNYGLYYPDGTPVYDIGLQGFLPEIYSASSKINALSISSILVLALACFIYS, encoded by the exons CTGTTCAAGTCCTCGGCCTTGGGATTGGAATTAACTATGGGCAGATTGCGAACAACCTTCCTTCACCGTCCCGTGTTTCCTTCCTCCTCAGATCTCTCAACATCACCAGAGTGAAGCTTTATGATGCTGATCCGAAGGTGTTGAGTGCGTTTGCCAATTCAGATGTTGAATTTGTCATTGGGCTTGGGAATGAGTATCTCTTAAATATGACCGACCCCATCAAAGCTCAGAATTGGATTCAACAGCGTGTTCAGCCTTTCATTAGCTCGACCAAGATTACCTGCATCACTGTGGGAAACGAGATCCTATCAGGCAATGATACTCAGTTGATATCTCATCTTCTCCCAGCAATGCGAACTGTTTATGGCGCTCTCGTGAATCTTGGGTTAAGCAAACAGTTATATGTGACGACTGCCCATTCCCTTGCCATCTTAAGTAATTCATTCCCTCCTTCCTCGGGAGCATTTCGACAAGATCTTGCTGAATACATTCATCCCATCCTTGATTTTCATGCTCAAGTCAACTCACCATTTCTCATAAATGCGTATCCATATTTTGCATACAAAGATAACCCAAACGAGGTTCCATTGGATTATGTCCTTTTTCAGCCTAACTCAGGGACAACCGATCCTAATACGAACTTGAATTATGATAATATGTTGTATGCACAAATTGATGCTATTTATTCAGCAATCAAAGCAATGGGGCACACAAATGTTGATGTCAAGATCTCTGAAACCGGTTGGCCTTCTAAAGGGGATCCCAATGAAGCTGGAGCCACACTACAGAACGCAGAGATATATAATGGTAATTTGCTGCGTCGGATACAACAGAATCAAGGTACTCCGGCAAAACCGTCAGTGCCAATTGACATATATGTTTTTGCACTTTTCAACGAGAATCTAAAGCCAGGTCCGGCATCAGAAAGGAACTATGGGCTGTACTATCCTGATGGTACCCCTGTTTACGACATTGGATTGCAGGGTTTCCTTCCAGAGATTTACTCGGCTTCTTCCAAGATAAAT GCCTTGTCAATTTCAAGTATTCTGGTTTTAGCATTAGCATGCTTTATATATTCTTGA